The following proteins are encoded in a genomic region of Chloroflexota bacterium:
- a CDS encoding Uma2 family endonuclease, with the protein MKPDTRRRFGKLDIPPDVAVEIVSAGESVGEMMCRCVGYAGVGIPISLVVDPTDEMVYDIHPGEPLRVLRGDDPIDLAPVLPEFGATVQGLFNSIVDDWLVEDDEPAEAQATSPEQPPAE; encoded by the coding sequence ATTAAGCCCGACACGCGCCGGCGCTTCGGCAAGCTGGACATCCCGCCGGATGTCGCCGTCGAGATCGTCTCGGCGGGCGAGAGTGTGGGCGAGATGATGTGCAGGTGCGTTGGCTACGCCGGCGTGGGTATCCCGATCTCGCTGGTGGTGGACCCGACCGACGAGATGGTCTACGACATCCATCCGGGTGAGCCGCTGCGGGTGCTGCGCGGCGACGATCCCATCGACCTCGCGCCCGTGCTCCCGGAGTTTGGGGCAACCGTCCAGGGGCTGTTCAACTCGATTGTCGACGACTGGCTCGTGGAGGACGACGAGCCAGCGGAAGCGCAGGCCACCAGCCCGGAGCAGCCGCCGGCCGAGTAA